One region of Bdellovibrio bacteriovorus genomic DNA includes:
- a CDS encoding ABC transporter transmembrane domain-containing protein, with amino-acid sequence MNFLRRMLFYQVSSLVKLAKTKNIEEGDLLPLPAHLHPETLPVSLEPLQWTTPKAFLFSLIRTLKKFLLPGYSWYLASSVLALLSPVFVNRFVGLISKGVTQETLPEALLYGLLLGLCGFLSGLFLQHYFYNTLQCYQVTTNILNQKIFSHSLKLSQSARQKSQVGDIVNHMSSDSDSVSDFPQILGDLVSSLFLIIGVVAMLFYYIGWSALAALAVLFTLAPLTNYVAKKFTHLDEEMMKHRDHRVTLMTQALNAIRVVKYFAWEKSVSKEVTEVREKELLSRRRLARAEVISSLGYLGVSTLVLFVALAVHAWRGQILDAAIIFTCISLFGLLEGPFGDLSRLISRYTTAVVGAGRILNFLKQEEVEITTKENALVGQPMGLEIHGLSLTYPGAQEEVLKNIDLVVPAGSSVAIVGPVGAGKSSLLSALLGEVAPTKGKIEFSKVLENERPRMSFVPQEAYIINTTLLENLSFGEDVSKEELRRALHNSCLSRDLKEWSGGLRTEIGEKGVNLSGGQKQRVALARAYLRKPQIVLLDDPLSAVDAETENLLCERLLFGAWKDVTRVVATHRLEHLPKFDQVLYIENGVARGLGSFEELLKVCQPFAEFYKEHGKTQGDHSSTTVPAETSVEAVTATDETDEKKNRVTEDEEREVGAVKGSVYWDYISSLGGDGKYTKPLILSVLLLGAIGVTLLPLLQKAWLSYYSSHQGEWAALSAVGIYGVIGLAVLVGSLLNHLIWLERGIRAGKNMHDKMLHSVLNSPVRFFDSTPVGRIIQRFSRDIESVDVYLQWSFDSAVHCALQVIVSIVLILGLMPLMIFVIGPVMALYYVLQRDYRRPAREVKRFDSVARSPRYAHFKETLQGLTVIRGFNKAPWFMRNFYDKLAHSQRMFYSHYMINRWFSSRIPLIGGLISMSTAVGVTLSAYYGVMEAGTAGLVTLYSLSFWGFLNWGVRIFADIESRMTSIERLKFFSNLPAEKDVLLKGEESLRLSWPEKGEISVENLKVRYAPHLPQVLKGITFHVEAGTRVGIIGRTGSGKSTFFQSLFRFIEAEEGRIKIDGVEIAAVPLEKLRRNLAIIPQDPTLFLGTIRNNLDRYNEYSDEEVVTALKHASMWEYVKELPQGVHSAVSEGGLNLSQGQRQLLCLARALLTKARVIVMDEATASVDVQTDATLQKVIRQSFAGVTMLIIAHRLGTIADCDQIVEISAGEVKSVRRPSEFSKEEIEESLV; translated from the coding sequence ATGAACTTCCTTAGACGTATGCTGTTTTACCAAGTTAGTTCTTTGGTGAAATTGGCGAAAACGAAAAACATTGAAGAAGGCGACTTACTGCCTTTGCCTGCGCATTTACATCCGGAAACTTTGCCTGTTTCCTTAGAGCCCTTGCAGTGGACGACGCCGAAAGCATTTTTGTTTTCGTTGATTCGCACTCTTAAGAAATTTTTGCTGCCGGGATACTCTTGGTATCTGGCGAGCTCGGTTTTAGCGCTTTTGTCGCCAGTTTTTGTAAATCGTTTTGTTGGCTTGATTTCTAAAGGTGTGACCCAAGAAACTTTGCCTGAAGCCCTGCTTTATGGACTTCTTTTAGGTCTTTGTGGTTTTTTGTCGGGACTGTTTTTGCAGCATTATTTTTATAATACGCTTCAGTGTTATCAAGTGACGACGAACATTTTGAACCAGAAGATCTTTAGTCACAGCTTGAAACTCAGTCAAAGTGCGCGCCAAAAAAGCCAGGTGGGTGATATTGTCAACCATATGAGCTCGGACAGTGATTCTGTTTCTGATTTCCCGCAGATCCTGGGAGATTTGGTTTCGTCACTGTTTCTGATCATCGGCGTGGTGGCGATGCTCTTTTATTACATTGGATGGTCGGCGCTTGCGGCCTTGGCCGTGCTTTTCACGTTGGCTCCGTTGACGAATTACGTAGCGAAGAAATTCACGCATTTGGATGAAGAAATGATGAAGCATCGCGATCATCGCGTGACTTTGATGACGCAAGCTCTGAACGCCATTCGCGTTGTAAAATACTTCGCTTGGGAAAAAAGCGTCTCTAAAGAAGTGACTGAAGTGCGAGAAAAGGAACTGCTAAGTCGCCGCCGCTTGGCACGCGCCGAAGTGATTTCTTCATTGGGGTATTTGGGTGTCTCGACATTGGTTCTTTTTGTCGCTTTAGCTGTTCACGCGTGGCGGGGACAGATTTTAGATGCGGCTATAATCTTTACCTGTATTTCTTTATTCGGTCTTTTAGAAGGACCGTTCGGTGATCTTTCGCGTTTGATCTCCCGCTACACCACAGCCGTTGTCGGGGCGGGGCGTATTCTTAATTTCTTAAAACAAGAAGAAGTCGAGATCACGACGAAAGAAAACGCTTTAGTGGGCCAGCCGATGGGACTTGAAATCCATGGACTGTCGCTGACTTATCCCGGAGCACAAGAAGAAGTATTAAAAAATATCGACCTGGTGGTTCCCGCAGGAAGTTCAGTAGCTATCGTAGGTCCGGTGGGCGCAGGCAAAAGCAGTTTGCTTTCAGCACTTCTTGGCGAGGTGGCACCCACGAAGGGAAAGATTGAATTTTCTAAAGTCTTAGAAAATGAGCGTCCGCGCATGTCCTTCGTGCCGCAAGAGGCTTACATCATCAATACGACTTTGTTAGAAAATCTTTCTTTTGGTGAAGATGTTTCCAAGGAAGAGTTGCGTCGAGCTTTACACAATAGTTGTTTAAGCCGTGATTTAAAGGAGTGGTCCGGAGGCCTTCGCACCGAAATCGGTGAAAAAGGTGTGAACTTATCCGGTGGCCAAAAACAGCGTGTCGCTTTAGCACGCGCTTACTTAAGAAAACCTCAGATCGTATTATTGGATGACCCGTTATCCGCAGTTGATGCTGAAACCGAGAATCTTCTTTGTGAGCGTTTGTTATTTGGTGCATGGAAAGATGTCACTCGCGTTGTCGCCACTCATCGTCTGGAACACTTACCAAAATTTGACCAAGTTCTTTATATTGAAAACGGCGTAGCGCGCGGTTTAGGAAGTTTTGAAGAGCTTCTAAAAGTCTGTCAGCCCTTTGCCGAATTTTATAAAGAACATGGTAAAACTCAAGGGGATCATAGTTCGACGACGGTGCCTGCTGAAACTTCAGTTGAAGCTGTCACCGCGACAGATGAAACCGACGAAAAGAAAAACCGCGTGACCGAAGATGAAGAGCGTGAAGTCGGCGCCGTTAAGGGCTCCGTGTACTGGGATTACATTAGCTCTTTGGGCGGCGACGGAAAGTACACGAAGCCCCTTATTTTAAGTGTTCTTTTATTAGGCGCGATCGGCGTCACGCTTTTGCCGCTGTTGCAAAAAGCTTGGCTGTCTTATTATTCCAGCCATCAAGGCGAGTGGGCCGCTTTATCAGCCGTGGGTATCTATGGTGTGATCGGCCTTGCCGTTTTAGTGGGATCTTTACTGAATCACTTAATCTGGCTGGAGCGCGGGATTCGTGCCGGTAAAAATATGCACGATAAAATGCTTCACAGTGTTTTAAATTCTCCAGTACGCTTTTTTGACTCCACACCCGTGGGCCGAATCATCCAAAGGTTTTCCCGTGATATTGAATCGGTGGACGTTTACTTGCAGTGGAGTTTTGATTCCGCTGTTCATTGTGCTTTACAGGTGATTGTGTCCATCGTGTTGATCTTGGGATTGATGCCACTGATGATTTTTGTTATCGGACCGGTGATGGCGCTCTACTATGTGTTGCAGCGTGATTATCGCAGACCCGCTCGAGAGGTGAAACGCTTTGACAGTGTAGCTAGGTCCCCACGTTATGCTCACTTTAAAGAAACCTTGCAAGGGTTGACGGTTATTCGTGGCTTTAACAAGGCACCGTGGTTTATGCGAAACTTTTATGACAAGCTCGCACACAGCCAAAGAATGTTTTATTCACACTACATGATCAATCGTTGGTTTTCGTCACGCATCCCTTTGATCGGTGGACTGATTTCGATGTCAACGGCCGTGGGGGTGACCTTGTCCGCGTACTATGGAGTGATGGAAGCAGGAACTGCGGGTCTCGTGACGCTTTATTCATTATCCTTCTGGGGCTTTTTGAACTGGGGTGTTCGTATCTTTGCGGATATTGAGTCACGCATGACTTCGATTGAACGTCTGAAGTTTTTCTCAAACCTTCCTGCGGAAAAAGATGTTTTGCTGAAAGGCGAAGAGTCGCTTCGTCTTTCTTGGCCAGAAAAAGGGGAGATCTCTGTTGAGAATTTGAAAGTGCGTTATGCTCCTCACTTGCCGCAAGTTCTTAAAGGCATCACCTTCCATGTCGAGGCCGGTACGCGAGTAGGTATTATCGGGCGCACGGGTTCGGGAAAGAGCACCTTCTTTCAATCTCTTTTTCGCTTTATCGAAGCGGAAGAAGGTCGAATCAAAATTGATGGAGTGGAAATCGCAGCGGTGCCATTAGAAAAATTGCGTCGCAACTTAGCGATCATTCCCCAGGATCCGACTTTGTTCTTAGGGACCATTCGTAATAACTTGGATCGTTATAACGAATATTCCGATGAAGAAGTAGTGACGGCTTTAAAACATGCGTCGATGTGGGAATATGTCAAAGAATTGCCGCAAGGAGTTCATTCGGCTGTCAGTGAAGGGGGCTTGAACTTAAGCCAAGGTCAGCGCCAGCTTCTTTGTCTAGCACGCGCCTTATTAACAAAAGCGCGTGTCATTGTGATGGATGAGGCCACTGCCAGTGTGGATGTACAAACTGATGCGACACTTCAAAAAGTCATCCGTCAATCCTTCGCGGGAGTAACGATGCTCATCATCGCGCATCGTTTGGGTACGATTGCAGATTGTGACCAGATCGTTGAGATCTCTGCAGGTGAAGTTAAATCGGTGCGGCGCCCTTCGGAATTTTCCAAAGAAGAGATCGAAGAAAGTCTTGTGTAA
- a CDS encoding PAS domain-containing hybrid sensor histidine kinase/response regulator, with translation MDFEDSVFFEISNDMVAVVGMDWVPVKLNSVWAKELGWSNDEIIQLSFKNLIHPDDYISTLEQIGVPHDGQVVRDVRNRYRCKNGSYKYLCWNYKIDLKNRLIYAVVKDITQQKIYDEIYKRANKVAKLGSWSVDLAEEKVHFSQELCDLFEIDPKDISEVEDAMSILPPDARALIEEKYKNLKERGEEYDVETVLATSKGRLFPARIMGAALKENDVIITAFGIVQDITKVKETENILRYQQELLNGLFDSSPSIIYVKDLEGRYILASRQFEILMGKSKDEILGKTDFDLFAERDALRHVRNDHQMIRTRKAEKIEDAILLPDGSEKQYISEKFPLMDAQGSVLALAGVSTDITELHRYQKELLKAKEEAELGTKAKSEFLANMSHEIRTPMNSIMGMAEVLLESPLDEDQRSYVTILSRASESLLGIINDILDFSKIESGQMVLEKVPFPLRETVRKSIELLLIKAQEKKLELRVDIDHDVPDTVTGDAKRLQQVLINLVGNGLKFTDSGSVLLNISLRRQAQPVLEFTVQDTGIGISEDKLATLFTRFYQGDSSITRRFGGTGLGLSISKELVEKMGGQITVESTPGQGSRFIFTIPLNP, from the coding sequence ATGGATTTTGAGGACTCCGTATTTTTTGAAATTTCCAATGACATGGTTGCTGTCGTGGGAATGGATTGGGTTCCTGTAAAACTGAATTCTGTTTGGGCTAAAGAGCTGGGATGGAGCAACGACGAAATTATCCAGCTCTCTTTCAAAAATCTGATTCACCCCGATGATTACATATCCACTTTGGAACAGATCGGAGTTCCTCACGATGGCCAAGTGGTGCGTGATGTGCGAAATCGGTATCGTTGTAAAAACGGATCTTACAAATATCTTTGTTGGAATTATAAAATAGATCTGAAAAATCGGCTGATCTATGCTGTCGTCAAAGACATCACTCAGCAAAAAATCTACGACGAGATTTATAAGCGCGCCAATAAAGTGGCGAAGTTGGGCAGTTGGAGTGTCGACTTAGCGGAAGAGAAAGTCCATTTTTCTCAAGAGCTGTGTGATCTCTTTGAAATCGATCCCAAGGATATCTCTGAAGTGGAAGATGCCATGAGCATTTTGCCCCCTGACGCACGAGCCTTGATCGAAGAAAAATATAAAAATCTGAAAGAGCGCGGTGAAGAGTACGACGTCGAAACTGTACTGGCGACTAGTAAAGGCCGTCTGTTTCCGGCGCGAATTATGGGAGCCGCCTTAAAAGAAAACGACGTCATCATCACAGCTTTTGGAATCGTTCAGGATATTACCAAAGTAAAAGAAACCGAAAATATTCTGCGCTATCAGCAAGAGCTTTTAAATGGTCTTTTCGATTCCTCACCGTCAATCATTTACGTGAAGGACTTAGAAGGACGCTACATTTTAGCCAGCCGTCAGTTTGAAATTTTAATGGGTAAAAGCAAAGATGAAATCTTAGGAAAGACGGACTTTGATCTATTTGCGGAAAGGGATGCCCTTCGTCACGTACGCAATGATCATCAGATGATCCGGACCCGAAAAGCTGAAAAAATCGAAGACGCCATTCTTTTACCCGACGGCAGTGAAAAGCAATACATCTCTGAAAAGTTTCCTTTGATGGATGCTCAAGGCTCTGTGCTTGCTTTGGCGGGTGTATCCACGGATATCACGGAACTGCATCGTTATCAGAAAGAACTTCTGAAAGCGAAAGAAGAAGCCGAACTCGGGACCAAGGCCAAATCTGAATTTCTGGCGAATATGAGTCATGAGATTCGTACACCCATGAATTCAATAATGGGCATGGCAGAAGTGCTTTTAGAAAGTCCGCTTGATGAAGATCAAAGAAGCTATGTCACTATTTTGAGTCGTGCTTCTGAAAGTCTTTTAGGTATTATCAATGACATTTTGGATTTCTCGAAAATCGAATCCGGTCAAATGGTGCTTGAAAAGGTGCCGTTTCCATTACGCGAAACCGTGCGAAAAAGTATTGAGTTGTTGTTAATCAAGGCTCAGGAAAAAAAGTTGGAACTGCGTGTGGATATTGATCACGATGTACCTGATACGGTGACTGGAGATGCAAAACGTTTGCAGCAAGTTCTTATCAACCTGGTCGGAAATGGTCTTAAATTCACGGACTCGGGAAGTGTTCTATTAAATATATCCCTGCGTCGACAAGCCCAACCCGTTCTTGAATTCACAGTTCAGGATACAGGAATAGGTATTTCTGAAGATAAATTAGCCACTCTATTCACGAGGTTCTACCAAGGCGATTCGTCGATAACTCGCCGCTTCGGAGGCACGGGGCTAGGATTGAGTATTAGCAAAGAGCTGGTGGAAAAAATGGGTGGTCAGATCACCGTAGAAAGCACGCCAGGGCAGGGTTCTCGCTTTATTTTCACCATTCCTTTAAATCCATGA
- a CDS encoding putative Na+/H+ antiporter has translation MQYTTIELLGTIFFALAVIHTFMVGKILQWSHHFPKHSAWNSILHLLGEIEAVFAIWASLFMAVYISLEGWGEAIKYQTSLNFVEPFFIFAIMVVCSTRPILAAARHGILFLSTVVQRVFRTPAVHTDLFIVLVVGSLSGSFITEPAAMTVTAFMLNSMLQKESSKLIYALIAVLFVNVSIGGALTPFAAPPILMVASKWNWDFAFVLTHFGWKSAIAVAINGILLVTIFRKEFAQNCITLREVETRLSGAQAPIPAGVTLVHLLFLAGIVITGHYQNAFLGIFLLFLGVASVTQRYQDALRLKESLLVSLFLGGIIQFGAFQKWWLAPLLGGMSDLVLFKGAVGLTAITDNAALTYLGSQVEGLSDSSKYALVAGAIAGGGLTIIANAPNAAGYSILSHKFPGGIKPLNLLIAAIVPTAIAIFCLWVL, from the coding sequence ATGCAGTACACAACGATTGAACTTCTTGGAACGATATTCTTTGCTTTAGCCGTCATTCACACTTTCATGGTGGGGAAAATACTTCAGTGGTCTCACCACTTTCCCAAGCATTCCGCTTGGAATAGTATTTTGCATCTTTTAGGTGAAATCGAAGCCGTTTTTGCTATTTGGGCGAGTCTCTTCATGGCTGTCTACATTTCTCTCGAAGGGTGGGGAGAGGCGATCAAGTATCAGACTTCTCTGAATTTTGTAGAGCCGTTCTTTATTTTTGCGATTATGGTGGTCTGTTCGACAAGACCCATCTTGGCAGCGGCTCGACATGGAATCTTGTTTTTAAGCACCGTTGTGCAAAGAGTATTTAGAACTCCAGCAGTTCATACAGATCTTTTTATCGTCTTAGTTGTTGGATCACTCAGTGGCAGTTTTATCACCGAGCCCGCAGCTATGACAGTGACAGCTTTCATGCTTAACTCCATGTTGCAAAAAGAATCCAGCAAACTAATCTATGCTTTGATCGCAGTTCTTTTTGTGAACGTTTCTATTGGTGGAGCGTTGACCCCATTTGCGGCTCCACCCATTTTAATGGTTGCGAGTAAATGGAATTGGGACTTCGCATTCGTGTTGACTCACTTCGGTTGGAAAAGTGCGATTGCTGTCGCTATCAATGGTATTTTGCTGGTGACGATTTTTAGAAAAGAATTCGCACAAAACTGTATCACGTTGCGCGAAGTTGAAACCCGTCTTTCAGGAGCACAAGCTCCTATTCCCGCCGGCGTCACATTGGTGCATCTTCTGTTCCTGGCAGGGATTGTTATCACGGGACACTATCAAAATGCGTTTCTGGGCATCTTCCTTTTATTCTTAGGAGTAGCGAGTGTCACACAACGTTATCAGGATGCTCTTCGACTGAAAGAAAGTCTTTTGGTTTCTCTTTTCCTTGGCGGAATCATTCAATTCGGAGCTTTTCAAAAGTGGTGGTTAGCTCCGCTTTTGGGAGGCATGAGTGATTTAGTGTTGTTCAAAGGAGCCGTGGGTTTGACCGCAATCACGGACAATGCGGCTTTGACTTACTTGGGTTCACAAGTCGAAGGGCTGAGCGACTCCAGCAAATACGCTCTGGTGGCGGGTGCCATTGCGGGCGGAGGTCTAACAATAATTGCCAACGCTCCGAATGCGGCCGGATATTCTATTCTAAGTCATAAATTTCCTGGCGGAATTAAGCCATTAAATCTTTTAATTGCGGCCATAGTTCCTACGGCCATTGCGATATTCTGTTTGTGGGTCCTGTAA
- a CDS encoding HNH endonuclease family protein — protein sequence MKTLFLMMLLLAGGNARAQYFMVQESAKSPPKKALMTPLDVAEEFLENNSETNSLTNSALSLLRFSFFKDKYADYNERYNRAKHFGSWLRDHNDGTCYNTRAKVLIRDSAVEVSFASNGCTVTEGHWADPYSNRDYTRASDIQIDHFVPLKNAYISGAYKWNWQRRCLYANYMGNEFHLLPVYGPENSSKSDKTPEGYMPPNRSYQCQYLAQWLKVKLIWSLGLSVSEKEAVEELAQAHHCTAAELSYSETDLAAQRRFIANNMTLCQ from the coding sequence ATGAAGACATTGTTTTTGATGATGTTGTTGCTGGCCGGTGGGAATGCCCGGGCTCAGTATTTTATGGTTCAAGAGTCCGCAAAGTCTCCGCCGAAAAAAGCCTTAATGACTCCTCTCGATGTCGCCGAAGAATTTCTAGAAAACAACTCCGAAACCAATTCACTCACGAATTCTGCTTTATCTCTTCTTAGATTTTCCTTTTTCAAAGACAAATATGCCGACTACAACGAGCGCTACAACCGCGCGAAACATTTTGGCAGTTGGTTGCGCGATCATAATGACGGCACTTGCTATAACACGCGCGCAAAAGTTTTAATTCGCGACTCTGCCGTGGAAGTTTCTTTCGCTTCCAATGGTTGCACCGTGACTGAGGGGCATTGGGCGGATCCGTACAGCAATCGTGATTACACGCGGGCATCGGATATTCAAATTGATCACTTTGTTCCATTGAAGAATGCGTATATCAGCGGGGCCTATAAGTGGAATTGGCAACGACGCTGTCTTTATGCGAATTATATGGGGAATGAATTTCATTTGCTGCCTGTGTATGGGCCGGAAAATTCGTCAAAGAGCGATAAAACTCCGGAAGGGTACATGCCTCCGAATCGCAGTTATCAGTGCCAATACCTGGCTCAATGGTTGAAAGTTAAACTGATTTGGTCGCTGGGACTTTCTGTCTCTGAAAAAGAAGCGGTGGAGGAGTTAGCGCAAGCCCATCATTGCACGGCTGCGGAGCTAAGTTATTCCGAGACAGATCTGGCTGCTCAGCGCCGCTTTATCGCAAATAATATGACTCTGTGCCAATAG
- a CDS encoding Crp/Fnr family transcriptional regulator: MSLKKDCPPQPTTETCRNCENKADSLMCASPDVQQMVEKARVTCRFKAGQVIFYSGNDSLGIFTIQHGLVKLEVTSPTGAAHTLRLVGPGGTLGYRSLFAGEPYHASAVAVEDCELCFIPKADVMNIFKSYPDLAMKLLSHISKDLRMAEEKWMGQMDKDASERIAEALLFLQEHFSHQNWTRREIAQWAGTTPETVIRTLASFEKEGLIDQSAGRGIRILSRDKLREKAELN, encoded by the coding sequence ATGTCGCTAAAAAAAGATTGTCCTCCGCAACCCACAACCGAAACCTGCAGAAACTGCGAAAATAAAGCAGATTCTTTGATGTGTGCATCTCCGGATGTACAGCAGATGGTTGAAAAAGCTCGTGTCACCTGCCGCTTCAAAGCGGGGCAAGTGATTTTCTATTCAGGAAACGACTCGTTGGGAATTTTCACCATCCAACATGGCTTAGTGAAGCTGGAGGTCACCTCTCCTACAGGCGCGGCGCACACGCTTCGCTTGGTGGGGCCGGGTGGAACCTTAGGGTATAGATCTTTATTTGCGGGCGAGCCTTATCACGCTTCGGCCGTTGCAGTTGAAGACTGTGAACTCTGCTTTATCCCTAAAGCCGATGTGATGAATATTTTTAAGTCTTATCCCGACTTAGCGATGAAACTTCTTTCGCATATTTCTAAAGATTTGCGTATGGCTGAAGAAAAGTGGATGGGACAAATGGATAAAGATGCTTCCGAGCGTATCGCTGAAGCGCTTTTGTTCCTGCAAGAACATTTCTCACACCAAAATTGGACAAGAAGAGAAATCGCCCAATGGGCTGGTACGACTCCCGAGACAGTGATTCGTACGTTAGCTTCTTTCGAAAAAGAAGGTTTGATTGATCAATCCGCGGGTCGCGGAATTCGTATCCTTTCCCGCGATAAGTTGCGTGAAAAAGCGGAGCTGAACTAG
- a CDS encoding branched-chain amino acid aminotransferase, with protein MTANSISIQKTKNPKTRPSADSLGFGRYFTDHMFLASYSTQKGWHNLRITPYEPIPLDPGASVLHYGQALFEGMKAFSHQDGSCVLFRPEFNWARMAEGAERLCMIAPPKEIFIEGIKELIKVDRDWIPSEKGCSLYIRPTLIGSESFLGVRPAEEYLFFTILSPVASYYGEGTKAVKIWVEEEYLRAAPGGLGATKAAANYAGSLKAALQAKKNSYSQVLWLDVNRQYIEEVGTMNVFFVFENEIVTPSLEGTILGGGTRNSIITLLKSKNKPVVERRVKLQEVREGAANGKLKEIFGTGTAAVISPVGELAAKDWKITVNNGEMGPVAASLYEELTGIQNGTVKDTFNWLYKI; from the coding sequence ATGACAGCAAATTCCATCTCTATCCAAAAGACGAAGAACCCAAAAACACGTCCTTCCGCTGACTCCTTGGGCTTTGGTCGTTACTTTACTGATCACATGTTCCTAGCTTCTTACTCCACGCAAAAAGGCTGGCACAATTTACGAATCACGCCGTATGAGCCAATTCCGCTCGATCCGGGTGCGAGTGTTTTGCACTATGGTCAGGCACTGTTTGAAGGGATGAAGGCCTTTTCTCATCAAGATGGAAGCTGTGTTCTGTTCCGACCGGAGTTCAACTGGGCCCGCATGGCCGAAGGAGCAGAACGTCTTTGCATGATTGCTCCGCCTAAAGAAATCTTCATCGAAGGTATCAAAGAACTTATCAAGGTCGATCGTGATTGGATTCCTTCAGAAAAAGGCTGTTCTCTCTACATTCGTCCGACATTGATCGGTAGTGAGTCTTTCCTAGGGGTTCGTCCGGCAGAAGAGTATTTGTTTTTCACGATCCTTTCTCCTGTGGCTTCTTATTATGGCGAGGGTACGAAAGCGGTAAAGATCTGGGTGGAAGAAGAATATCTTCGTGCTGCTCCGGGAGGCTTAGGAGCGACGAAGGCGGCGGCAAACTACGCTGGAAGTTTAAAGGCGGCTTTGCAGGCAAAGAAAAATTCCTATTCACAAGTTTTGTGGTTGGATGTGAATCGTCAGTATATTGAAGAAGTAGGAACGATGAATGTCTTCTTTGTATTTGAAAACGAAATCGTCACTCCTTCTTTGGAAGGAACCATCTTAGGTGGTGGTACAAGAAATTCCATCATCACGCTTTTAAAATCTAAAAACAAACCCGTTGTTGAGCGTCGCGTGAAACTTCAGGAAGTGCGTGAGGGAGCCGCTAACGGAAAGTTAAAAGAAATTTTCGGAACGGGCACGGCGGCCGTGATCAGTCCTGTGGGCGAACTTGCCGCCAAGGATTGGAAGATCACAGTGAACAACGGCGAAATGGGACCTGTGGCAGCCAGTCTGTACGAAGAACTGACAGGCATTCAAAACGGCACGGTTAAAGACACGTTCAACTGGCTTTATAAAATTTAA